The following proteins are co-located in the Paludibaculum fermentans genome:
- the ribD gene encoding bifunctional diaminohydroxyphosphoribosylaminopyrimidine deaminase/5-amino-6-(5-phosphoribosylamino)uracil reductase RibD has protein sequence MDYLRIALDLAKQGQGRVAPNPSVGAVLVRDGAVVGQGYHTWAGVKHAEVLAIEDAGDQARGATLYINLEPCCHMGRTGPCVEALIAAGVKKVVAIQEDPNPQVAGQGFARLRAAGVEVEIEPSLAEEATDLNLAFFHYMKTGRPLVTLKSALTLDGKIAAPEDNSGWITSERARAHVQQIRHLHDAILTGIDTVLSDDCLLTDRSGLERSRPLLRIVVDSQLRIPLTSKMVQSCQHDLLVVSSSVASPARRHELEKHGVEVLAADGPGGRTDLKKIVQVLGTRKYLSLMIEAGSKVNWSALEYGVADRIFFYYAPKILGGLQSLPVAGGIGKRRRADAIRFTGTKLHVIPPDEFAVEAWLKKS, from the coding sequence ATGGACTACTTACGAATTGCTCTTGATTTGGCCAAACAAGGCCAAGGCCGGGTGGCTCCGAATCCATCGGTAGGCGCTGTCCTGGTGCGGGATGGCGCTGTTGTGGGGCAGGGCTATCATACCTGGGCGGGCGTGAAGCACGCCGAAGTACTGGCGATTGAAGACGCGGGCGACCAGGCGCGCGGCGCGACGCTCTACATCAACCTGGAGCCGTGCTGCCACATGGGGCGGACGGGGCCGTGCGTGGAGGCGCTGATTGCCGCCGGCGTGAAGAAAGTGGTGGCGATCCAGGAAGACCCGAATCCGCAGGTGGCGGGGCAGGGCTTTGCGCGGCTGCGGGCCGCGGGTGTCGAGGTGGAGATCGAGCCGTCGCTGGCCGAGGAAGCCACCGACCTCAACCTGGCCTTTTTCCACTACATGAAGACGGGCCGGCCGCTGGTGACGCTGAAGTCGGCGTTGACCTTGGACGGGAAGATTGCGGCTCCGGAAGACAACTCCGGGTGGATCACGTCGGAGCGGGCGCGCGCGCATGTGCAGCAGATCCGGCACCTGCATGATGCCATCCTGACGGGGATCGACACGGTGCTTTCCGACGATTGTCTGTTGACGGACCGCAGCGGGTTGGAGCGGTCGCGGCCTTTGCTGCGCATTGTGGTGGATTCGCAGTTGCGCATTCCGCTGACTTCGAAGATGGTGCAGAGCTGTCAGCATGACTTGCTGGTGGTGTCCAGTTCGGTAGCCTCTCCGGCGCGGCGGCATGAGTTGGAGAAGCATGGCGTGGAAGTGCTGGCGGCCGACGGACCGGGCGGGCGCACGGATCTGAAGAAGATCGTGCAGGTGCTGGGTACGCGCAAGTACTTGTCGCTGATGATCGAAGCGGGCAGCAAGGTGAACTGGTCGGCGCTGGAGTATGGCGTGGCGGACCGGATCTTCTTCTACTACGCTCCAAAGATTCTGGGCGGATTGCAGTCGCTGCCGGTAGCGGGCGGGATCGGCAAGCGGCGGCGGGCCGATGCGATCCGGTTCACGGGCACGAAGCTGCACGTGATTCCGCCGGATGAGTTCGCGGTGGAAGCCTGGCTCAAGAAGAGCTGA
- the ftsY gene encoding signal recognition particle-docking protein FtsY — translation MLSLLDRLKQGIQKTRTGLVSKVEDVLLGKKEIDADLLEELEYTLISADIGVRTANEILEGIRQRVDRHLVNDPSELRQLISEHLLGVLEASDRPLNFAAEAPTVVLMVGVNGSGKTTTTGKLAARFSGEGKTVLMCAADTFRAAAIEQLEVWGQRTKSDIIRQSQGSDPSAVVFDALHAARARKSDVLLVDTAGRLHTKSNLMVELEKMRRTAGRVIEGAPHEVWLVLDATTGQNGLEQARKFTESAGVTGLILTKLDGTAKGGIVVAITRELNLPIRFIGVGEQAEDLLPFEPEKFISSLFEA, via the coding sequence ATGCTTAGTCTCCTCGACCGACTGAAACAAGGTATACAGAAGACCCGCACCGGCCTGGTCAGCAAGGTGGAAGACGTTCTTCTCGGCAAGAAAGAGATCGACGCCGATCTGCTGGAAGAGCTCGAATACACGTTGATTTCGGCCGATATCGGGGTGCGGACCGCCAATGAAATCCTGGAAGGGATCCGGCAGCGGGTGGACCGCCACCTGGTGAACGATCCTTCAGAGCTGCGGCAGTTGATCAGCGAGCACCTGCTGGGCGTACTGGAGGCGAGTGACCGGCCGTTGAACTTTGCGGCCGAGGCTCCGACGGTGGTGCTGATGGTAGGGGTGAACGGGTCGGGCAAGACGACGACGACGGGCAAGCTGGCGGCGCGGTTTTCGGGCGAAGGCAAAACCGTACTAATGTGTGCGGCCGATACGTTCCGGGCGGCGGCGATCGAGCAGTTGGAAGTGTGGGGCCAGCGCACGAAGAGCGACATTATCCGGCAGTCGCAGGGCTCCGATCCAAGCGCGGTGGTGTTTGACGCGCTGCACGCGGCGAGGGCGCGCAAGAGCGATGTCCTGCTGGTGGACACGGCGGGGCGGTTGCACACGAAGTCGAATCTCATGGTCGAGCTGGAAAAGATGCGGCGGACAGCGGGCCGGGTGATTGAGGGGGCTCCGCACGAGGTTTGGCTGGTGTTGGACGCGACGACGGGCCAGAACGGGCTGGAGCAGGCGCGCAAGTTCACTGAGTCGGCCGGAGTGACCGGGTTGATCCTGACGAAGTTGGACGGTACCGCGAAGGGCGGCATCGTGGTGGCGATTACACGTGAGCTGAATCTGCCCATCCGCTTCATCGGCGTAGGCGAGCAGGCTGAGGATCTGCTGCCGTTCGAGCCCGAAAAGTTCATCTCCTCGCTGTTTGAGGCATAA
- a CDS encoding serine hydrolase has translation MWYRRSFLLLASAALAAAQTATPATPQRLEEQIRGYTSQDRFNGAILVAKDGKIVLSKGYGMANFEWSEPVTPDTKFRLGSITKQFTAMAVLLLSDQGKLKLDDPVCNYVAPCPDAWKPITIHHLLTHTSGIPNFTNFPEYAKTMTLASPPAESLKKFLDKPLDFAPGSSFNYSNSGYVLLGYIIEKVTGGSYADYLRKNILSPLGMNDTGYDDTVTVLPRRAAGYERTGTTLQNAKFLDMSIPHAAGSLYSTTLDLMKWDEALTAHKILSTEAYKRYFTPIRKNYAYGWTVKTEDGVEQINHSGGINGFNTRIVRVPSQHLVVVALNNVIPGQPDKLAQELVKLMLGLDLPVPEKPAELKLSNEALEKFVGNYSIAPTFILAVTLEGDQLMTQATGQGKIPIFAKSANTFYPKVIEAEIVFDLDAEGKATGLTLIQNGRRMPAKRQ, from the coding sequence ATGTGGTACCGTCGATCCTTCCTATTACTCGCCTCTGCCGCCCTCGCCGCGGCCCAAACCGCCACCCCCGCCACCCCTCAGCGCCTGGAGGAACAGATCCGCGGCTACACCAGCCAGGACCGGTTCAACGGGGCGATTCTCGTCGCCAAGGACGGCAAAATCGTCCTCAGCAAAGGCTACGGCATGGCCAATTTCGAATGGAGCGAGCCCGTCACCCCAGACACCAAGTTCCGCCTGGGCTCCATCACGAAACAGTTCACCGCCATGGCGGTCCTGCTGCTCTCCGACCAGGGCAAACTGAAGCTCGACGATCCCGTCTGCAACTATGTCGCGCCCTGCCCCGATGCCTGGAAGCCCATCACCATTCATCACTTACTCACGCACACCTCAGGCATTCCCAACTTCACGAATTTCCCCGAATACGCGAAGACGATGACCCTTGCCTCGCCGCCCGCCGAGTCCCTCAAGAAGTTCCTCGACAAGCCATTGGACTTCGCGCCCGGCTCGAGCTTCAACTACTCCAACTCCGGCTACGTCCTGCTGGGCTACATCATCGAGAAGGTGACCGGCGGCAGTTACGCGGACTACCTCCGCAAGAACATCCTGTCCCCGCTCGGCATGAATGACACCGGCTACGACGACACGGTGACGGTGTTGCCGCGCCGCGCCGCCGGCTACGAACGAACCGGAACCACGCTCCAGAACGCGAAGTTCCTGGACATGTCCATCCCGCACGCCGCCGGTTCGCTCTACTCCACGACACTCGACCTCATGAAGTGGGACGAAGCCCTGACCGCCCACAAGATCCTGTCGACGGAGGCCTACAAGCGCTACTTCACGCCAATCCGGAAGAACTACGCCTATGGCTGGACCGTGAAGACGGAAGACGGAGTGGAGCAGATCAATCACAGCGGCGGCATCAACGGCTTCAACACCCGCATCGTCCGGGTGCCCAGCCAGCATCTGGTGGTCGTCGCGCTGAACAACGTAATCCCGGGACAGCCCGACAAACTGGCCCAGGAACTGGTGAAACTGATGCTGGGCCTGGACCTGCCTGTGCCGGAAAAGCCCGCCGAGCTCAAGCTCTCGAATGAGGCGCTGGAGAAGTTCGTGGGTAACTACTCAATCGCCCCCACGTTCATCCTGGCCGTCACGCTGGAAGGCGACCAGCTCATGACGCAGGCGACCGGTCAAGGCAAGATCCCGATCTTCGCCAAGTCCGCCAATACCTTCTACCCGAAGGTAATCGAGGCGGAAATCGTCTTTGACCTGGACGCCGAAGGCAAAGCAACGGGCCTGACGCTCATCCAGAACGGCCGCCGCATGCCGGCCAAGCGGCAATAA